A segment of the Phoenix dactylifera cultivar Barhee BC4 chromosome 15, palm_55x_up_171113_PBpolish2nd_filt_p, whole genome shotgun sequence genome:
TGCGAGTATCATAATTACAAACATGATACGAGATTTTACTtatgaattttatatatttaatattttttacattGCACTTCggtataaataattttaaaaacaaGTAgtagctcaaaaaaaaaaagaaaaagaaatttagTATGTATGTTGAATAAACCATTCTCTAAGTCATTTCCAGAAATCATTCCAAACAAACATCATTTGATTGGATTACTTTTGGACTAAATAAGGTGTGAGTTTTGGGGTTAGATCCGGAACATCCAAAATTCTAGTATTTGAGCTTGGATCGATGCTCTCGAGCATGAAGCCAACCATTATATGACCATTTTGAAAAAATTTTGCGGTATCTCCTCTCGGTTTAGTGATTTTGGGATACTTAGACCCGgattttgagatttttttttttttaaaaaaaaaaagagaaggaaggagcAAGTTTCTTACCTCAGTGGGATGGTTTTTGAAGCTTAAATATGTGGATTTAAAGTGGAAGAGCTCGAGATGCCAAAACCCCAACCTTCCTCACCTCCTTTTTCCTGCGTTTTCTGGCCATCAAACCATGGAATAGaatcttaccaaaaaaaaaaaacgaatagaaaaggggaaaaaagggaaaacaaTGGGCCCCAGGCATTCCCAGCGTACCGGCCCTGAATTACAAGCGGTCTAGGTACGAACCGACAGTGGTTCAGCCTGAACCGCTTGGTCTGTAAGCGGTTTGGGTGCGGTCGCTCCTGATCCGCCTCTGAACCGGGCAACTGGCCACGGGTGAACCAATTCCTCTTTAGTTCAATCCGAACCGTGTATCCAACCGAGCGGTTTTCCAATTCTTATATAACTACCGATTCCTTTGGTCTCATCAATTTTCTAGATTCGATATGCATTCGAAGACAGATAGGCTGTGGCGCCTTCAAGATATCTCGTCACTTTTTATGGCGCGTTCACGTGGAATCCAATAGGTCTTGAAACTCTAGTTGGATTTCCATCGCACCCTGCTAGTCTTGCCATGCTTTAATACAATGGATAAGTTATTCCTTTGGATgtcataagattttttttttttttgtccgagAAATATAGCATACATCTTCATTTGTTCATCAGCATAAAGATTTAGATGTTACTCAATTTGACCAAGAAATCTAATTGAAGTTGAGGGAAATAATTATGGCTGGAGTCTGGTTAGTTTTATTGATAGAAGATTAAACTAAGCTAAATTGTTCATGCATGATCTGAAGTTTTTTCATCATCTTTCGTTTGCCTTGACTGCGTGCAGCTTTTGCATGGCTGAAGTGTGAAAAGGAGGGGGTAGAAGACTGCGCGAGCTTTCTAAGGAGGCATAGAATACTTACTAGGAGCGGTAGGCACTTTGGAGCGGAGCCGAAATACGTGCGCGTTAGTATGTTGGATCGGGACGAGACCTTCCAACTCTTCATTGAACGGCTGTCCTCCCTTAACTGAGGCATCTACTTTTTGTTTGCCTGTAAGAAAAGCTTTGACAGGGGATCAAGATCATTTTGTATAtagtgttttcttttctttctttcccttttttttttttgttgccccCTTAAGTTGGTCTTTCCCCTTGTTAAAGACTAATTTTCCTTTGTAATTATACTACAAGTGTTTTCCTTTGGTTACGTTTCCTTCcaagatatatatataatctaatTCATGTAagtaatattattcttgataacaGAGCCTTGGGGACTTGGAATTAGTGGGCCAAATTTACAATTGAAATTCTATAGTTATCgataaataaattcataaatcaatGGACATAAGTTGACAGCAATCACTCTTATCCATTAATCAACCTTCGGAAAGGCagctttatttctttatttagaAATGTTTGAGAGCTCCATCCATATTTGAAATCCTACATCCATCAATAGTAAATTCACAAAGCGTTGAATTAGTGAAGAGAATGATTAAACTTGATGGTAGGCAGTCTTATATAATTACTtactgatgtggggtcggaaccccgacaccagcccacacaccggccgagcagggaaagcatctgcgtccctcccgaggtattgtccgctctgggattgccgcttcgggtctgcgggaggtcgcccaggaaagtcgcccagggccggagcccaatgacagtcccaatgacagtcccgagccctgacggcgcgggggtccgcggaggttgccccctaccctcacggttttgtcctataaaaggcgcctcgtgaggaaaggttttaggcctcctcattataaggcacagacctttccgctgattagccgatgtgggactaaactgggaaccccatcccacaacacagccccctcagtgggaaggtctgtgcgtggccggggcccttcctctagcgccatctgatgtggggtcggaaccccgacaccagcccacacaccggccgagcagggaaagcatctgcgtccctcccgaggtattgtccgctctgggattgccgcttcgggtctgcgggaggtcgcccagggccggagcccaatgacagtcccaatgacagtctcgagccctgacggcgcggggtccgcggaggttgccccctaccctcacggttttgtcctataaaaggtgcctcgtgaggaaaggttttaggcctcctcattataaggcacagacctttccgctgattagccgatgtggaactaaactgggaaccccatcccacaacacttACCATCGGCGTTGGTGGTAGGGCGGTGCTTTCTCTAACAACAGAACTGACATCAGACACAGAACAGTCTATAAGACCGACCAAGAACTGAAGCGAACTAAACGAGAATGTCACCCATGTACAGAACAACACTTCCATCCCAAATTAacaggccgccgccgccgccgcccgcaGCAGCAGAAGACCAGGTTTTACGTGCTGGCCACCTCTTGGGCTTTCTCCTGGATCCCCTGACCGACGCCCTTGGCCCGCTGCCCGACACGGCCCGCCGCCTCCGCCATCCGCCGCTTCGCGTGCTCCATGCCCTccggcctccgccgccgccccctcatGTAGCTTACCACCCACGACAGCGCCACTAGCGCGGTCAGCCCCAACGCCCCCGACGCCACCAATCCCGTCACCGCCAGCCCTATCGCCATCGCTGCCGGTACCAGCACCGGGCTGAAGAGCACGAACAGCGGCGCCGCCACGGCGAGCCCGATAACGGTGCCGGTGAGGGTGATGCCGGAGAGGGCGAGAAGGATGCCGCCGATGGCGAGGAGAGTGACCGCCACCAGGACTTGGGAGGCCGAGGGGACCTTCTCCGGGAGGAATATCTTGATGCGCTCCACTGCCGCCGGCGGTGGTGGCCTGTATTGGCTCTCATACTCCGTCATGATCGCCATTACTCGGCGATTTGGGGAGATCCGGGTTCATCAGGGAGAGCAAATTTGGGTTTTAGAGGGAGGGGGAAGCGGGACACGTGTGAATGGTGCTGCTGCGTGTCTTGCGGAAAGGGAGCGTCCGGCTCTTGACTCATCGCCACGTTTACATGGAGGGAGAGCGGGGCACGTGTGATACTGCTGACGCGTGTCTTCTTGGCCGGTTTCTGCGGGCATCCGATGGTGCGTTCCTCCGGCATCGTTTCTCATCTATCCCTCTCTTTCTTGACCATTTTTTgcctttttaacaaaaaaatattaaactaTTTGTATTTGTATCGAAAAGGAGATATATACGAAGCATCAGGCTGCTTTATCAATGGAAGTATTTAATGcaactcaaaaaccataaataAAGACTTGAGTAACATTCATTCTTGatgataaataattattttaccggtgaaaaaaaatattaacaaaAGCCATGCATGCAAGTAGGGAGCATCAAAGATGTTGATATTATTAGGGGTAGAAAATTTTGGTATCTAATATCACATGCGTGTGTatgtatagagagagagaaaataaaataaaaatttatttgtgGAGagcttttcattcatcaaatgaATGGTCAATTTAATAacattattaataaaatatattatttagcaTGGCTCTTATTTAATATAGCTTTTtatctaattttattaataataaatttaataaCTTATTAAATTGTATTAAATGTAGAATCTTTCATTAGTATTACTAAATTAATACAGAAactaattatattattataactaTGCTTACTTAATATATACTgatattaataatttttttattagattaTACTAATATTTTTGATTAATTCTATTGTATTTTTTGTGTTCATTACTTTACTTAAAAGTGAAAGAACAATTACTAATAATCATGTTATATTGTATTTAACTATCCTTTGGATGCAATACTTTTTTTCATTATACATAAGTTGGATCATAAACtgattatttaataataatatattattttactatATCGATGGATATACATATAATATTACAATTCTATAGCGTGATAATGTGTTATtaatatcaaaaaattatttagaaaataatttagctCTCATAACTGCcgtattctattttatttttgttgcctATTTTATTATATCTATTCTATTTTGTATTCCAAGAACAacttaaaaaagaataaaaaattgcACTTCAGGCATCGTGCAGGTTCCATTCTAGTTTACTTTATGATAATAATGTTATTGTTTGTCCCAAGGTCTCGATTTAAGATTGCAATGCTATTAACTAAACTTTGGTTATCGTGACAGAGTTATCCAAGAGTATCCTATTCGATTAGCTGTAAGCGGTAAATAAGGAAACCAAGTCTTTCGCAATATGGGGTTAAGGGACAAGAATAGACAGCAGTTTAACTTGTAAATGACTTTTAAGTGAAGCCGCAATATACTGAAAACACCACTATCGATTTGGAAGCAAAATTGTTTGGACTAACAAGGCtgggttcttttctttttgatgggGCATACAATTCCGTAcatgtttattattattattttttgggaaAATTCTTCTATCTGAATCTAAATATATGAATACCGTATCACAAAAAAAATAACGCAAACAGGATTGcattaaaaaagaaatgaaggatGTAAACAGGAAATTTGTAGCAAATAAGACAAGCAAGCACTACATATCATTACAAACATGCAAGATATATAACATGTGTGAAATAATGTAAGTTaactaaaatatttaatttatattatattaacaaTTCTAAGCTAATAGCAAGGGATTCCAAAAAAAACTGCTTCCTATTCTAGTGTACTGCTGAGTTCTGTTGTAGGAGTAAACTAAGGGAGAATGAATGCTTCTTTTAAAATCTTAATCGTCCCTGACCGCACATTAGTAGATCCAAAAGGCATAACCAACTGTAGAACCAGCACTAAAACAGCAAAAGGtctcatttttttttggcatgattaaagagaaagaataatggaaaagaagaaaaattataaTCAACTTTGAGACAAgcggaaaaatagaaaaaaacagCCTTTTCATTGgaataaaaaataacaaaaaagagaaaattttgGTGTTGAGCAATGAACGTACGTCTGATAAGCTAAGCTGAACCGAGAACTTTTCAATTCCACAGCAAGGGCAGTGTAAGGACCCATTATTTTGGGCCTGGGCCGCATCACGTGCTTCGCCACTTTCGATTTCTTCCTCCAATTTTGCTGGAGGGAGAATGTCTAAAGGCACCAAATCCTTTCATGTTGAGcccattttttatctataaaAGTGTTTCTTTCCTCCTCCTTGTGCATCTATCTTGGATGTTCTCCCATTAAAGGGATAGATCTCTAGATATTCTGTGGGATATACTCGGGGATTTCACCATCAATCCGGCCGAGAGAGCTCACCCGAGGCAAGGTAAGcttcctctcttccttttttccccAATTTTGAGCCGCTGTTTTGCTTGGAATTCGTTCAGCGAGTCGCCGGATTGCTGGTAACAGGATATCCCCTAATTTGATGTctcttttcttccatttttgcCGGCCATCATTGGGCGTGGCACGCCACCGACACTGCCATGGGTCGTCGGCTACTGGGGGTTGCCGACCACGAGCAATAGCTGCCGCTGAGTGCCTTCCACCATttggaaaaagagaaagagagagacccttagttctctcttctcttattttctctctctcttctctctagtttttctctctttttgtttttcttttcttcttttctctctttatcttcgtgttttctctctctagttgagTCAAAGAAGTTTGGGTGGAAGGGACTGGTGGGTAGTCCTAGGTTACTACATGATGGTGAATCCTTTAGTGGACCAGTAGATAGTTATAAGTTGTCTGATACTTTGGATAATTTTTGATGTGGATTTGATTCTGTAAGAGAATAATTTTCTGTGCAAGAGGACGTTAAGTGGGGTTCTGCACATCCCGATTCATAGATCACGGTGTGAGCAAATGATTAGTCTGTCTACAATATCAGCATAGAGATAAGAATCCTCGTACACTAGCCTACATgattataaatattttgttcACATATATTTATGATATGCTAATAATTAAGATAAGATGCaagatttttttataattatttatgtatcaatttatattttgatcatgcatgcttgtagttgatagtatgatggatgcatatatgagtataacttatatttgcataATAAGATAGTGCTTTtaactaaccatgttatattaaTTGCCCTGTCATGAGTGAAAAAATTACTTATCAATTGCTTCGTCACAAACAGAAAACGTGGCTATGGTTAATCTGCAACTAAACATAAATATGAACCTGTGTAGACTCTAGGCTAATCTCGTTACTATCGATTGTCCTGTCATGAATGGAAAACATCATActtattgattgccccatcatgGGCGAAAAATGTGACACCTATTGATTGTCCTGTCATGGGCAGAAAACGTGACTGGAATTTGGCCTAAAATTGAAAGAATATAGGGTCTTGGATCCGGAATGGATTGTAGAAAATTTAATGATAAACTACTAGAATTActattggaaaaaaaattggataTTGTATGATGTATCGCTTTGAGTGGGTGTTAATATAGATATTTGATTGTATATGAAATTTGTTTATATTGAATATTGCTAATAACCAGACCATTATTTTGTGATACTCATGTTATTTTCAGCTGTATATTATTATGATGGTGTAGGGTTGTGTGTGAAAGAAATTCTTATTGGGTTGTAAAGCTCATATCTCTTGTTGCATATCTTTTTTAGAGCCACATGACGCATGGATTTTGGAtgggttggcatgaagtttgaACAGCAGTCATTAGCTAGTTAGCTAATTTATTTTCTGATGCCAATGGACggttaaaattttgaatttgaatatCTGAATTGTTTGATCATGATGGAATTCAGTAGTTGGATCCTTTTGGCTATATTTAGTTGATTTAAatttatgaattcattgaaaaattatttatctAGACCTTGCATGAACTTTAGGGAACCTCTCTAGAGTTCGTTTGGCCATGTTACATGGTCAACCAAGATGATGGATTCGAGGTGTGACAGGCAGCTTCCATTTATAGATGGAATACACCATGAAAGCCCTAGAAGATTGAACTACCAATGAGAAGTAGTGAAACAAGGCAGAGTTAGATTTATTAGGATCAAGAAGTAGAAAAGGGAGAGGTCGACAATTTCtcaaaggaaagagaggagtTAAGGGACACCTTTAGGGGGGTGGGGAGCAAACGGGGAGCCCCTTTGGCATCGACGAGGTGAGCCACTACTGGTCAAAGTAGTCGGAGTGATGACGAGATGATGAGATTCCTCTTCTTGTGGGTTAAGGTCAACTATTGAAGAGATATGAAGGAAGCAAATGAACAGGAGAGGGAGAACTCTAGCAAGGGAATGGAGAGGAATGAGGGAGTGGCTTTGTTTGCTTATAGTCTAGCATAGAACGAGAAGGGATGTGGAATGAAAATCTGGTCGCCAACTCAGTTTGGGATCGACTTGAACTTGACGATGAATAGATAGAATATGGATCAAATGTCGCATTCATTAAAAGTTTAAAACTATTGGTTTGATTATGGgtttgaaatttcttaaatttgaCCTAACTTGAACTCGATGCAAACCTatataaactatttaatttattagatAATATTAATTTTGTTTATATATCTGATTTCTAAAGTTTTAGtatattaaactttgttttataaTTAAAAGGGGCAGAAAGAATAAAAGTCATGATGGTTTAGAACATGTTTTGAATatttgtatttgacttgaagcaaaatatatttttcaaacTTTATCATTCTTATGTAGTTAAGTATCAACTATTTGTTgttcttgatttaattattataACATGTTTTTCATGTTTTATTTATTAAGTTTTCAAAATATTGAATTTGATCTATATATTTGTTATATAATCTTATTGGATCCTTCATTAAACGGGTATAGAGAAAAGTAAGACCCAAAATTCTTAATAAAGCCTAGGGATGCAAATAGGTCAGGTTGGACCGAGTCACGAGTGACCTTGACTTAATCCAGTTCTTTATTGGGGTCTTAATGTTGGACCCAGACCGAACCCAATAGAAGATTTTATTGGGTCAGATCAGGTCTATGgctataatttttgacccaacgggtTATTCGGGTCGGGCCGGGTCCATGCATAATATGATCCTAACCCAAAATATTCAGATCCAAGTTGGGTTTGGTTCGAGTCTGGGCAAGGATCTAAGCCAATACTCTAATGACTTTACTTACACCGCAAAATAACTGTATCTAAGGATTTTTCACTTCTTTAAAATAAGATTGATAGAGATATAGAAATCAAATATTATCATTAAAGATAatgaataaatatatattttgctTAAAAATGGGTTAAtgtttattatatttaatatGTAGAACATGCTTGAGATATTATTAGCACAAGCTGGCATGACCAAGTTTGGATATAATCTGAGTTCAGATACTATTAGCCATTTATTGACCCactattaattcattaaactaaAGCAGCAAGTTGCATAGACAAAGACTCATGAGGCTCAAGCTGCTTGTGAAAGCCCTACTACCATTGAACCTAACACCAAACAAAGCCTTGACTCAATGACAAGGTTGGGTCGACATTGCCAAACAGACAGAATAAACTTATGGACCTTCGCCTATTTTCAGTAACAGTgatatttgtcttttttttaaagttgaTTTCATCTGCAACACCAATGCTACAACATATTGCTGCATttgttgcttcctcttctttttaagaaaataaatttttccatacatatttattttttctgatTTCATCCAAGCTAAATGCAATCAATGAAAGCATTTATACTCTTAACGAGCTGGGTCGAGTCGTAGGGTtggaaatttaaaattatccaaattttaaATGAGGACTGAATTCAAAAAATCCAAACTCAACTCCTAAAATGGGATTGTTTCAATTTTTGAATCCAACCCGCTTCCTAGGTCCTTTAAAATAGATTAGATTAGTGCTAATTTAATTGGATGGGACGGGATTATGGATCAATCTCAGGTAGCGCCCAACATTTTAGTACCAAGATCTTGGATCCATTAAAACCCATTTCCCATCATGTCAATTCTTTTTAAGCTATTATCAAGATCCACgtacactttttttttaaaaaatctattttaaaaGTACATGTAACCTAAGATTTGCATCGACccgttgcttctttttttttaatctctcttttcaaaaaaaaagtactGCTTATACTGTATGCACCAGCGTGGCTGTGCATGCGGTTACGGATCCAATCCATTACAGAACCAGCGGTCGTGATTGCCTTTGTGCATGGCCACGCTGGTGAATGCAGTGGGCAAAAATTTTTCCTCCGTTGGAGACCTAGGGCTAGGGATAGCGTGCGGCCCAAGGTTCTCACGCCGTTGGTCTCGCCGTCTTGGTCCACGGACAAATCCAATCTTCTCCCCGCTATATGAATCATCCCGGCGAGAAGATCTCCGGACCGAAACGATCTCTCCCCTCTTTTTTGTCATTTGATCATTTCCCTCTCTTACTCCCCTCCTTCTCTCTTGCATTTCAATTCCCTCTCTTATACTCCGCTCCTTCTGTCTCTCTCTAAAAACGAATCAGAGGCGGCATGGCGGTCTCAGGGGAGGCGGGCAAGGTCCAGCCCTTGGACATGTTCCTCTCCATCGGATTGGATCGACGCACGGCGGAGAACGCCCTCGTAAACCCCAAGGTCACCGCCAACCTCACGACGGTCATCAAAGAGGTCCGTGATCTGTtcccttccttctttcttttctcctccCCCTTTTTGGTTTCGAATGATCTCTCCTTGAAGACTCGACACACCGATCCTGAGTTCTTGAAAAGTTACAACTCTTCCttgctttctttctcttcttcttggcTCCCAATGATCTTTTCTCGAAGATTCGTAGCGGCGATGCTAATTTCTTGAAAAATTTCGATTCTTGAAACCTACTCTATCAGTAGTTTATGGTTTTCTTCGTGATTCTTGAAGCGGCTGCTTCATTGAATGTGCAATTATTGGATGTTTTGCAGGCTAAAGTCGTAGATGGATGCAGCAAGACCGTTGGGAATCTCTTATACATGGTAATACAGGTCACTTTTATAAGTGAAGCAGCAGAGACCCCGAGTGATTTCTGATGCTGATTCTTTCTATTTGAGCAGGTTGCAACCAAATACCCAGCCAATGCGCTCGTCCACCGCCCAGTTCTACTTGAATACATTACTTTGTTGAAGGTAATGTTATCACAGTTTCTCAAATTTTATTCATGTAGATGTTTTCGCAAAATATTGTTCTTTTCCTCAATTCATATTGTCAAGAAACAATTAAAGAGTTTATTGTGCTGGAACTAGCATAAACTGGTTTCTGAGGTGTGGATATATGCTGCAGATAAAGAACCCTGCCCAGCTAGATGCAGCGCTAACATTTCTTTTGAACGTGGGTCCTGGAGCTTTCCAGTTGaaagatcttgaagaaacttGCGGTGTAggtatgctctttttttttcccgcgGATTTTTCATTCTCATGTTAATCATGAATAGTGTCCAAGGACATGAAAGCAGGCCGAGTCTAGGAATTTTAGAACCTGGATGATCTCGTTAAAATTCTCTATGTGGTCATGCAAGCAACTGTTTGTATGTGCTAGATTCTAGACATGGCTTGTTGTTGCTGTGTGAATTGCATGTCAAGACTCCCAGGATTTTAGATGAAATCTCCTATATTCTTTGGTTTTGCTGTCTATCCCTtctacttgttttttttttcactcgTTTTGTGCCTGAGAAATTTATTCAACACACAAGCTTCTTTATCACTTATTTCTTATATGATCGGACGTTATGTACAATATTAATGAAACATAACTGTAAATTAGCTGCTTAAATAGTAATTTCTTAACTTCCTTAATTTATGAGTCATCTACTGTTGGTCTTAAAAGATCACATGTTTAGAATGTTTTGAAACTGATTGGTGAGGTTGTTTTGTGATAGGATGCTGATGATTCCGATTGGTAACTTAAGTGCCATGACATACAAGTCAAAAAGAGTTTATGCATTGGGTATAAATGTTTGTGGATTTTTCATCTTTTATGCCCATTCAAGGATAAGGGGTTAGCGttgcacccaaaaaaaaaaaatggataaggAGTTAGAGAAAAGTTCTAGCATAACCCGCCCTGCCAACTTATTTCCTTATTTCTTTGTCAGTTTTAGTTTGATTAGAAGGAAATTGTAACTTGGGAGCCTTCTATGGAGAGTAGAACCAAAGAGTTTGGAGAAAAGGCTTACTTGCCTAAGAATTGGAATAACTGGAATACAGAACTTGATGCTTTTCCCCTTTTACCTCTGACTTTCAATGACATGAACATTTTTTTGCTATGTACTCACCTGATATGTACACTCAGTGTATTATTCTGTGGTTGTTCTGCATTATGACATCTAAGAATGTTTTCAATGTAATGAATCTTCTTGAGAATTTTATCCTGGCTAGAAACAG
Coding sequences within it:
- the LOC103711567 gene encoding oleosin 21.2 kDa-like; translated protein: MAIMTEYESQYRPPPPAAVERIKIFLPEKVPSASQVLVAVTLLAIGGILLALSGITLTGTVIGLAVAAPLFVLFSPVLVPAAMAIGLAVTGLVASGALGLTALVALSWVVSYMRGRRRRPEGMEHAKRRMAEAAGRVGQRAKGVGQGIQEKAQEVAST